The following coding sequences are from one Tepidimicrobium xylanilyticum window:
- a CDS encoding Tm-1-like ATP-binding domain-containing protein: MKTIAIAGTFDSKGKELTFVKDILESLGLNTFTIHCGVFEPMFETDVSNQEVAKEVGEDIHEIAAKKDRALGTEVLSKGMERLIPKLYAEGKFDGIISLGGTGGTSLVTPGMRALPVGVPKVMVSTVASGNVQQYVGTSDIMMIPSIVDVSGLNSISTKIFTNAALAIAGMVKLEHEEKVEAKKPLVAATMFGVTTPCVDMAREYLEEQGYEVLVFHATGTGGKTMERLVEEGYFEGVLDLTTTEWCDELVGGVLAAGPNRLESAGKHKVPQVVSVGALDMVNFGPMDTVPEKFEGRKFYKHNPTVTLMRTTVEENKKLGEIIAEKLNQTNGPTVLMLPLKGVSMIDAEGQPFHGPKEDEMLFDTLRQNIDENKVELIEMDANINDREFALTAAKKLVDLMKENKN, from the coding sequence ATGAAAACCATAGCTATTGCAGGGACTTTTGATAGCAAAGGGAAGGAATTAACCTTTGTAAAGGATATTTTAGAAAGCTTAGGCTTAAATACTTTTACTATTCATTGTGGAGTATTTGAGCCAATGTTTGAAACGGATGTATCGAACCAGGAAGTAGCAAAAGAAGTGGGAGAGGATATCCATGAGATTGCAGCAAAGAAGGATAGAGCATTGGGAACAGAAGTGCTATCCAAAGGAATGGAAAGATTAATCCCCAAACTATATGCTGAGGGAAAATTTGATGGAATCATTTCTCTTGGGGGAACTGGCGGCACATCTTTAGTTACCCCTGGAATGAGAGCCTTACCAGTAGGGGTGCCCAAGGTAATGGTATCTACTGTTGCATCAGGAAATGTCCAGCAATATGTAGGTACTAGCGACATTATGATGATTCCATCTATAGTGGATGTATCTGGTCTGAATTCCATATCTACTAAGATATTTACCAATGCTGCTTTGGCAATTGCAGGTATGGTAAAGTTAGAACATGAGGAAAAAGTTGAGGCGAAGAAACCTTTAGTAGCAGCTACCATGTTTGGCGTAACTACTCCTTGTGTTGATATGGCTAGAGAATACCTAGAAGAGCAGGGCTATGAAGTACTAGTATTCCATGCTACAGGGACCGGTGGAAAGACCATGGAAAGGCTAGTAGAAGAAGGCTATTTTGAAGGAGTATTGGATTTAACCACTACTGAATGGTGTGATGAACTAGTTGGTGGTGTATTAGCAGCAGGGCCTAATCGATTAGAGTCAGCAGGAAAGCATAAGGTTCCTCAAGTCGTATCTGTAGGAGCATTAGACATGGTCAACTTTGGACCTATGGATACAGTACCAGAAAAGTTTGAAGGAAGAAAATTTTACAAGCACAACCCTACTGTAACATTGATGCGGACTACTGTCGAAGAAAACAAAAAGCTAGGTGAGATTATAGCAGAAAAGCTAAACCAAACAAATGGACCTACAGTTTTGATGCTACCTTTAAAAGGGGTATCAATGATCGATGCTGAAGGGCAACCTTTCCATGGTCCTAAGGAAGATGAAATGCTCTTTGATACACTAAGGCAAAATATTGATGAAAACAAGGTGGAGCTAATTGAGATGGATGCGAATATTAATGACAGGGAGTTTGCTTTAACAGCGGCTAAGAAATTGGTGGATCTAATGAAGGAAAACAAAAATTAA
- a CDS encoding transposase, translating into MLNKLKENYHELINLKKLVDNFKDMFSENKLSLEEWMLKAREFNIPELNSFVNGIKRDIDSVKNSFTSRYSNGLLEGMINKVKGIKRMSYGGCKRTTILLTKSHKKIPQE; encoded by the coding sequence ATTTTAAATAAACTAAAAGAAAACTATCATGAGCTTATTAACTTAAAGAAGCTAGTTGACAATTTTAAGGATATGTTTTCAGAAAACAAATTATCCTTGGAGGAATGGATGTTAAAAGCAAGGGAGTTTAATATTCCTGAATTAAATTCTTTTGTTAATGGAATTAAAAGAGATATAGATTCTGTTAAAAATAGTTTTACTAGCAGATATTCAAATGGATTATTAGAAGGAATGATTAACAAAGTAAAAGGAATTAAGCGTATGAGTTATGGCGGATGTAAGAGAACCACGATCCTATTGACAAAGAGCCATAAAAAAATCCCCCAGGAATAA